Proteins encoded within one genomic window of Paraburkholderia sp. HP33-1:
- the benC gene encoding benzoate 1,2-dioxygenase electron transfer component BenC, which yields MAHQITLRFEDGVTRFIECEEGEHVTDAAIRARINIPLDCRDGVCGTCKAVCESGEYVLGDCVEDVLSPEEAGARKVLTCQMSPRSDCVIQIATNSDVSGTGPSSHKGRIVACQRASATTIAFSVELENRADLSFLPGQYVNVRVPGTDQTRSYSFSSGPSKPHLSFLVRNVRQGTMSTWLCETAKVGDPIEFRGPMGSFYLRPIERPVLFLAGGTGLAPFLSMLDKIVEDGGSPYPIHMILGVNSDEDLVGIDRLETYAQRLPNFAFACTVSSPDSAHPNKGYLTHHIIPSQLNDGDADVYLCGPPPMVDAVRDFLSSERLTPRNFYYEKFSGTGLVVQTGEERIAPVDVDEAFDLRMALELGAAQLTMGRLSSEQLINFRQLAEATAPFVSGRRFTDVPRYIEANHAFHMFTIEASGNAQLIALYRQLAVQDYIARALTDQIEIVGDIVQQHRDIVAAFELGDLNAARDVIALHALHSKATMSRALERMALGKTAPKVAAPPPPPSAVPANPPQVCPFTARTLPAYSHELDWPEGLEPFKVVDDGSQGDPYEHYRWMREHAPVLRCQSATSDVWFLSRYDDVYQAIRSPKLFSSEVVSPPPLTFLTLFDAPDHSRLRKVVQPSFLPLALDPFIDQIAQRAEDLLDAMIAKGGGDVVNDFAIPLSISTISTMIDVPNEDEEKMKFWSDETFSYFGRLARNAPGTGTDEQSAQAFFTYLKEAMERLAHTDSQSIGGHIARMWKDGLLSEKEAKELCAFVFIAGHDTTTILVANAFRMFAEQPNLLARIRENPADAERFVEEVARYRGTVQRVSRITTEATTVAGVDLPKGAVVRLLLSAANRDSRKFAEGETFDIDRDSSGHLGFGNGMHKCLGAPLAKLETLIATKALARKVGEIALDPARPIQYVRGNNLTNSGPEHLFVKLGGLSA from the coding sequence ATGGCCCATCAGATAACCCTCCGTTTTGAGGACGGAGTGACCCGCTTCATCGAGTGCGAGGAGGGCGAGCACGTCACCGATGCCGCCATTCGCGCCCGGATCAATATTCCACTCGATTGCCGTGACGGTGTGTGCGGTACCTGCAAGGCGGTCTGCGAGTCCGGCGAGTACGTTCTGGGCGACTGCGTGGAAGATGTGCTAAGCCCGGAGGAGGCGGGCGCCCGCAAGGTTCTCACCTGCCAGATGAGCCCACGTTCCGACTGCGTGATCCAGATCGCCACGAACTCCGATGTCTCGGGTACCGGCCCGTCCTCCCACAAAGGACGGATCGTCGCCTGCCAACGTGCGTCAGCCACCACGATCGCCTTCTCGGTCGAACTCGAGAACCGCGCAGATCTGAGCTTCCTTCCGGGGCAGTATGTCAACGTCCGGGTGCCCGGCACCGATCAGACACGGTCCTATTCTTTCAGTTCGGGGCCTTCCAAGCCGCACTTGTCCTTCCTTGTGCGCAATGTGCGTCAAGGGACGATGTCGACCTGGCTCTGCGAAACCGCCAAAGTAGGGGACCCAATCGAGTTTCGCGGTCCGATGGGCAGCTTCTACCTGCGCCCCATCGAGCGGCCGGTGTTGTTCCTGGCGGGGGGCACGGGCCTCGCGCCGTTCCTCTCGATGCTGGACAAGATCGTCGAGGACGGCGGCAGCCCGTATCCGATCCACATGATCCTCGGTGTGAACAGCGATGAGGATCTGGTTGGCATCGACCGGCTCGAAACCTATGCACAGCGCCTGCCGAACTTCGCCTTTGCCTGCACCGTCTCCAGCCCCGACAGTGCCCATCCCAACAAGGGCTATCTCACCCACCACATCATCCCCTCCCAGCTCAACGATGGCGACGCGGACGTCTACCTCTGCGGGCCGCCGCCGATGGTTGATGCGGTGCGCGATTTTCTCTCGTCCGAAAGGCTAACGCCGCGCAATTTCTACTATGAGAAGTTCTCCGGCACCGGCCTGGTGGTTCAGACCGGCGAGGAGCGCATCGCTCCTGTTGATGTCGATGAAGCCTTCGATTTGCGCATGGCTCTCGAACTGGGGGCGGCTCAGCTGACCATGGGCCGGCTGTCGAGCGAACAATTGATCAACTTCCGCCAGCTCGCCGAGGCGACGGCGCCGTTCGTGTCCGGGCGGCGCTTCACCGACGTTCCTCGCTACATCGAGGCCAACCACGCCTTCCACATGTTCACGATCGAAGCGTCCGGGAACGCCCAGTTGATCGCGCTCTACCGGCAACTGGCCGTGCAGGACTACATCGCTCGCGCGCTGACCGACCAGATCGAGATCGTAGGCGATATCGTCCAGCAGCACCGGGACATTGTCGCCGCCTTCGAACTGGGTGACCTGAACGCGGCGCGGGACGTGATTGCGCTGCATGCCCTCCATTCCAAGGCCACGATGAGCCGGGCGCTGGAGCGTATGGCGCTGGGCAAGACGGCACCGAAGGTCGCGGCGCCGCCGCCTCCCCCGTCTGCCGTGCCGGCGAACCCGCCGCAGGTCTGCCCATTTACGGCCAGGACCCTTCCGGCCTATTCACACGAACTGGACTGGCCCGAGGGGTTGGAGCCATTCAAGGTGGTCGACGACGGCTCGCAAGGCGACCCTTACGAGCACTACCGCTGGATGCGCGAGCATGCGCCGGTGCTGCGTTGCCAGTCGGCGACTTCGGACGTGTGGTTCCTCTCGCGCTATGACGATGTCTACCAGGCGATCCGCAGCCCGAAGCTGTTTTCCTCCGAGGTCGTCAGCCCGCCGCCGCTGACGTTCCTGACGCTGTTCGATGCGCCCGACCATTCGCGTTTACGCAAGGTTGTCCAGCCGTCCTTCCTGCCGCTGGCGCTCGATCCCTTTATCGACCAGATCGCGCAAAGGGCGGAGGACCTGCTCGACGCGATGATTGCCAAAGGCGGCGGTGATGTCGTCAACGATTTCGCCATCCCGCTCAGCATCTCGACCATCTCCACGATGATCGACGTGCCGAACGAGGATGAGGAGAAGATGAAGTTCTGGTCGGACGAGACTTTTAGCTACTTTGGGCGCCTCGCCCGCAATGCGCCGGGGACCGGCACCGACGAGCAGAGCGCGCAGGCTTTCTTCACTTACCTGAAGGAGGCGATGGAGCGGCTCGCTCACACCGACAGCCAGTCGATCGGCGGGCATATCGCGCGCATGTGGAAGGACGGGCTGCTTTCGGAAAAGGAAGCGAAGGAGCTGTGCGCCTTCGTCTTCATCGCCGGGCACGACACGACGACTATTCTTGTCGCCAACGCTTTTCGCATGTTCGCCGAGCAGCCGAATCTGCTGGCACGTATCCGCGAAAACCCCGCCGATGCTGAGCGTTTCGTCGAGGAGGTGGCGCGCTACCGTGGTACCGTCCAGCGCGTGAGCCGTATCACCACCGAGGCGACCACTGTCGCGGGCGTTGATCTGCCCAAGGGCGCGGTGGTGCGATTGCTGCTGTCGGCTGCGAACCGCGACAGCCGCAAGTTTGCCGAGGGTGAGACGTTCGACATCGACCGCGATTCCAGTGGCCACCTGGGTTTCGGCAACGGCATGCACAAATGCCTTGGCGCGCCGCTCGCCAAGCTGGAGACGCTGATCGCGACGAAGGCGCTGGCCCGCAAGGTTGGCGAGATTGCGCTCGATCCGGCAAGGCCGATCCAGTATGTGCGGGGCAACAATCTGACCAACTCCGGGCCGGAGCACCTGTTCGTCAAGCTGGGTGGGTTGTCGGCCTAG
- a CDS encoding helix-turn-helix domain-containing protein — translation MAHDQQRHRTVLHFALYGAEADQSWVDMVHYERIPLRAGRFEFDIKPHVHDALIQVLYVTAGGGETFIDDKTWSVEAPCLIVVPARSVHGFHFRGDIDGHVITAAQSALESLAMTAAPELLEFIRTPTVLSIDPEVERGTPLETLFQSIGHEAESHERWQFTAGAALTITLFVKIGRLSESARLSASSERRTMAARIERFRALLDRHCRERRPVASYADEMGVSTGQLSRICRATFGVSAIEAIDARSIHEAKRLLGYSTLSVKQIASELGFQDEAYFGRFFRKQTGLRPTDYRAAAHDRSLPPAKGSAD, via the coding sequence ATGGCTCATGACCAACAACGCCACCGGACCGTTCTGCATTTCGCGCTCTATGGCGCGGAAGCCGACCAATCCTGGGTCGACATGGTGCATTACGAACGCATTCCCCTGCGTGCCGGCCGTTTCGAGTTCGACATCAAACCGCATGTCCACGATGCGCTGATCCAGGTGCTCTATGTCACCGCAGGGGGCGGCGAAACCTTCATCGACGACAAGACCTGGTCAGTCGAAGCGCCATGCCTGATCGTCGTGCCGGCGCGCTCGGTACACGGCTTTCACTTCCGGGGCGACATCGACGGTCACGTCATCACCGCCGCGCAGTCTGCGCTGGAATCGCTGGCGATGACGGCCGCGCCCGAGTTGCTGGAGTTCATCCGCACGCCGACGGTGCTGTCGATCGATCCCGAAGTCGAGCGCGGCACACCTCTGGAGACCCTCTTTCAGTCGATCGGGCACGAGGCGGAGAGCCACGAGCGCTGGCAATTCACCGCAGGCGCAGCACTGACGATCACCCTGTTCGTCAAGATCGGGCGCCTCAGCGAGAGCGCCCGGCTTTCAGCCAGTTCCGAGCGGCGGACAATGGCCGCGCGGATCGAGCGGTTCCGCGCCCTGCTCGACCGCCATTGCCGGGAGCGGCGGCCGGTCGCCAGCTATGCCGACGAGATGGGCGTGAGCACCGGCCAGCTCTCCCGCATCTGCCGAGCTACCTTCGGGGTCTCGGCAATCGAGGCGATCGATGCACGCTCGATCCATGAGGCCAAGCGGCTGCTCGGCTATTCGACGCTCAGCGTGAAGCAGATCGCCAGCGAACTGGGCTTTCAGGATGAGGCCTATTTCGGTCGTTTCTTCCGCAAGCAGACGGGACTCCGGCCAACCGATTACCGCGCCGCCGCCCACGATCGATCCTTGCCGCCTGCAAAGGGAAGCGCGGACTGA